The Stigmatella ashevillena genomic sequence GACAGCCTGGCCCTCAACCGCGTGGCCCAGGAAGGTGGCAGCTATGCACACCTGAGGCTCTTCGGCTCGCTGGGCTTCGTGGTGATCACCACCTCCTTCGGGCTGTTGGCGCAGCGCGTAGATCAACGCGTCGTGGCAGTGCCGCTGGTGCTCTTGGGGCTGCTGGCCCTCTGGAGTCTCACCCTGCATGGCCGCGCGTCGGCTGGCGCTTCGCGTCATCCCCTGGCGGGCATCCAACTGCTGCGGGACCACAAGGATCTGCGCTGGATGCTGGCGGCCACCTGCCTGCACTGGATGGCTTGCACGCCCTATAACGGGATGTTGGCCATCCATGTCCTGGCGCTTGGCCTGCCCCCCTCGGTGGTGGGCCTCTCGGCGGGAACCGCCGTGACGGCGGAGGTGGCTGCCTTGCTCCTCTATCCGCGCTTCGCCGATCGCATCGCCCCCCGGCACCTGCTCGGGCTGGCCTTCGTCCTGAGCGCAGTGCGCTGGGTGGGCATGGCCCTGGTCACCTCCGCAGCCCCCTTGATCGCGCTCGCGCTCCTTCACTCGATGACCTTCGGGGTCTTCTATGTCGCCAGCGTCGCCTTCATGGCCCGCCGCATCCCCCCCCAGCTGCGCGCCACCGGGCAGGGGCTGTACTCCGCGATAACGATGGGCATCGGGGGGCTGGTGGGCTCCGCCGCCTCCGGCGTGGGCTACTCACTGCTCGGGGGAGGCCATGGCCTCTTCGCCGTGGCCGCGGCGCTGGAAATCGTGGCCGCACTGCTCGTCCTTCAGGTGTCCGCCCCACTCAACCCGCCTCCGGGAGAGGCTCCCGTGCAGGCCCCCGCACCGTGATACCCTGGCGCCGATGCGTCCCGCACTGCTCGCACTTGCCCTCGTGCTGGTCTCCCAGCATGCCTCCGCCCAGATCTTCAATCCGGGTGCACCTCCGTCCTTCAAGGATGCGGAGCTGGACAAACGCTTCGCGAAGTCGAAGCTGAACCAAGCGCTGACGAATGGGACGCAGGATGCCAACTGCGCCCAGCTCGTCGGCGGCTTGATGACCCTGCTGGGAGAGACCGCCCCCTACATCCACAAGCGCGACGAGAACTTCTATCTGGATCCGGTCCTCGTCCAGGCGCTCAACACCCAGCTGTCCAACCCCCGCTTCCCGGGCACGGCCTACTTCATCGCCATGCTCCGCCGGGTGCTCATCGATCAGAAGCTGTCCCAGGACTGGCTCGACACGGCGGCCGCGCTGGCCCCGTACGCGCCGGCGGTGGACCTGGGCAAGCTGAGGTTCCTCGCCGACGGGGTGAATCCCATCGACAGCTTCCTGCTCACCCTTCCCGTTCTGCGCGAGCGCTATGAGATCGAGGTGGTGCGCGCCAATGCCACCGCCGCCAGCACCGCCGAGGCCCTCTTCCGAGACACCTACGTC encodes the following:
- a CDS encoding MFS transporter codes for the protein MTPPQVAGRTPLAVFYFLYFGTVGITQPFLPAYLRSLDLSTTQVGFLLALSPLMSLITPTLWGHLADRTGQIGRILTVLTVGATLCFAPLLRVDHFLTLLATLAAFAAFSSSITPMVDSLALNRVAQEGGSYAHLRLFGSLGFVVITTSFGLLAQRVDQRVVAVPLVLLGLLALWSLTLHGRASAGASRHPLAGIQLLRDHKDLRWMLAATCLHWMACTPYNGMLAIHVLALGLPPSVVGLSAGTAVTAEVAALLLYPRFADRIAPRHLLGLAFVLSAVRWVGMALVTSAAPLIALALLHSMTFGVFYVASVAFMARRIPPQLRATGQGLYSAITMGIGGLVGSAASGVGYSLLGGGHGLFAVAAALEIVAALLVLQVSAPLNPPPGEAPVQAPAP